The Streptococcus viridans genome contains the following window.
ACATCTTTGTCGCCCTAACAGAGCAAGACGAAGTCAACATGGTTTCTGCCGTCTTAGCCAAAAAAATGGGAGCCAAAGAAACCATTGTCCGGGTCCGCAATCCGGAATACTCAAATTCTTATTTTAAAGAAAAAAATATTCTCGGCTTCTCTCTAGTTGTCAATCCTGAGCTTCTTGCTGCTCGCTACATTGCTAATAGCATTGACTTCCCAAATGCCTTATCTGTTGAGCACTTCGCTGGTGGGCGAGTAGCCTTCATGGAGTTCAAAATCAAGGAGGAAAGCCCACTCTGCCAGATGACTCTTTCTCAATTCAGAAAGAAATACGGAAACATCATTATCTGTGCTATCGAACGGCAAGGTCAATTAACGATTCCAGATGGCGACTTCACTTTACAAGCCTTTGATAAAATATTCATGACTGGAAATCGAGTGGAAATTGTGAGTTTTCACAATAGCATTCGACCGCAAGTTGTTAAAAGTCTGCTTCTGATTGGAGCTGGCAAGATTTCCTACTATCTCCTAAATATTTTGGAAAATAGCAAACGGAAGATTGACTTAAAAGTCATTGAAATCGATCAAAAACGGGCAGAATGGTTTAGTCAAGAATTCCCGGATCTTTATGTTATCCAGGGAGATGGGACATCAAAAGATATTCTAATGGAAGAGCGCGCAGGTAACTTTGATGCCGTGGCGACTCTAACAGGGGTCGATGAAGAAAACATTATCGCTTCTATGTTCCTAAATAGCATAGGTGTTCAAAAGAATATTACCAAGGTCAACCGGACTAGCCTACTGGAAATTATTGATCGGCAAGATTTTTCAAGTATTGTGACACCTAAAGGAATTGCGGTGGACACCATCATGCACTTCATTCGTGGTCGCTATAATGCCCGCTATTCAAATCTTGAAGCCTTGCACCACGTCGCCAACGGTCAAATCGAGACCCTTCAATTCCAGATTCGCGAAGAAAACAAAATGACGGGCAAACCTTTGGCACAACTGAAATTGAAAAAAGGTGTTCTCATCGCAGCCATTATTCGAAACGGGAAAGCTATTTTCCCAACTGGAGATGACCATCTTTTGATAGGGGATCGCATTATCGTTACTACCCTAATCAGCAACATCACTAAAATCTATGATTTGTTAGAGGGGTAAGCCATGAACAAAAGTATGATTCGCTACCTTTTAGCAAAACTCCTTCTGATTGAAGCCATGTTACTCTGTGTGCCGATTGTGGTTGCACTTCTCAATCTAAAGAACGATTTTGTTGTCAAGGATAGCCCGACTGTCTTTATCTCCCTATTTGCAACCATTGCCATCCTCCTTGTATTGGGAGGCATTGGTTCCTTTTTCAAACCCAAAGATTTTCACATCTATGCCAAGGAAGGCGTTCTGATTGTGGCTTTATGTTGGATCCTCTGGTCCTTCTTTGGTGCTCTTCCTTTTGTCTTTTCAGGACAAATCCCAAACATCATTGATGCATTTTTCGAAGTTAGCTCTGGTTTTACGACTACAGGGGCAACCATTTTAAATGATGTCTCCGTCCTCAGTCCTTCCCTTCTTTTCTGGCGTAGTTTCACCCACTTAATCGGAGGGATGGGGGTGCTGGTCTTTGCCCTAGCTATTATGGACAACAATAAGAACAGCCACCTCGAAGTGATGAAAGCAGAAGTGCCTGGTCCCGTATTTGGTAAAATTGTATCCAAATTGAAGAACACAGCTCAAATCCTTTATTACCTCTATTTAGCCCTCTTCTTCCTCTTTGTCGTAATCTACTTCTGTGCTGGCATGCCTCTTTATGATAGCTTTATCATTGCTATGGGGACTGCTGGTACTGGTGGGTTCACCGTCTTCAATGACGGGATTGCTCACTACCATTCGACGCTCATCACCTATTTGGTCAGCTTTGGAGTCTTGGTCTTTGGGGTCAATTTTAACCTTTATTACTACATCATGCTTCGCAAGTTCAAAGCCTTCTTCGGCGATGAAGAACTTCGCACCTACCTGATGATTGTCGGGGTTTCTTCCCTTATGATTGCCTGCAACATTTTCCATCTCTATCATAATTTTGCAGATAGTTTTGAAATGTCCTTTTTCCAAGTCTCCAATGTCATTACCACAACTGGATTTGGTTTTGGCAATACTGTTGATTGGCCGCTCTTTTCTCAGTTCCTCCTTCTCATGCTCATGGTGGTTGGTGGATCCGCTGGGTCAACGGCTGGGGGACTAAAAGTGATTCGCTGCTTAATTCTAGCTCGGATCGGGAAGAATCAAATTCGTTCGACTCTCTCACCCAATCGGGTGATGACCCTGCATGTGAATGGCACTGCCTTGGATAAAGACACCCAGCACAAAATCTTAAAATATTTCGTAGTCTATACCTTGATTACGATCGCCCTCATTGCGGTTGTCAGCTTTGACAGCAACAATTTTATGACGGTTGTCAGTGCAGTCTTTAGTTGCTTTAACAATATCGGACCGATGATTGGGACAACGGATACCTTCGCTATCTTTAGCCCCATCTCTAAATTCTTACTATCAATTGCCATGATTGCAGGACGGTTAGAAATCTACCCGATGTTACTGCTCTTTATGCCTCGCACTTGGTCCGATCGCTAAAAACAAAAAGTTTTGGAGAATTTCCAAAACTTTTTTCTTTGCTCTGAGTGAGACTTCTTATGAAAGTTTGCTCTAACTTAATTTTCGCTTTTCTCTTCTTCTAGGTGGCTTCTCAGACTGAAATGATCTGGAACTGGATCTACTCCAGTCTTGCTCCAGGGATGGCAACGAAGAATCCGGGCAAGCCCCATCAGAATCCCTTTCAAACCATGCCGTTCAATAGCCTGAATCATATAGTTGGAACAGGTAGGACTATAGCGACAGGAGGGTGGAAAGAGGGGAGAAAGAAGGCGTTGATAGAGACGAACAAGACCAATCGCACATTTCTTCATTATTTTTTCGTCTTTGTCACTGCAAGGGTATGCAATTGGCTGATTTCTTTTTTATTGAGACGGCGGTATTCACCAGGACGAAGTCCAGAAACGTCTAGATTTCCAAATTGGGTCCGGGACAATTTATCCACCAAGAGGCCAACGGCTTCAAACATCTTTTTGACCTGGTGATTGCGTCCTTCATGGATGGTCAATTGGACAACTGAGCGATTCTTTTCTGGATCAACCTTTAGAATCTCATAGGTTGCTGGCTTGGTCTTTTTGCCATCAATGGTCACACCACGAGTCAAGGGACGCAAGTTTTCTTTGTTGGCCAATCCCTTCACGCGCGCAACATAAACCTTATCAATCTCATTACGCGGGTGGATCATTTCATCCGTAAAATCACCATCATTAGTCAAAATGAGGACCCCAGAGGTATCCCAGTCCAAACGACCAACAGGATAAATCCGTTCCTTGACTTGCGGTAACAAATCAATAACAGTTGGTCTCCCTTTATCGTCTGATACACTGGAGATGACCCCTCTTGGTTTATTTAAGAGGTAGTAAACCTTCTCCTCGTTGTATATTGGTTGACCTTCTACTTCTACCTTGTCTCCAGACTTGATCGTTGTCGCCAATTCACGGACCACTTGGCCATTTACAGTGACAAGGCCTTGCTTAATCAATTCCTCTGCTTTGCGGCGGCTTGCGACACCAGCATGAGCAATATATTTGTTAATTCTCATCAATTTCCTCAGTTCTTTCTGTAAATAATTGGCTTTCTTGACCGATTAACTCAGTCTCTTCAACAATTGGTAGCTCGTCTAGATGGTTTATCCCCATGTAATCCAAAAAGTAATCTGTCGTCACATAGAGATTAGGTCTCCCAATGACTTCTTTCTTCCCATCTTCTCGAATCAACTCAAAAGAAAGTAATTTTGAAATAGCTCCACTTGAGTTAACCCCTCGAATATCATCGACTTCAATCCGAGTAATCGGCTGTTTATAGGCAATGATAGAGAGAGTTTCCAAGGCAGCCCGAGAGAGACTTTGATTCATTGGTGACTTTGAATACTCACGTAACAGCTCTGCATATTGGGATTTAGTCACTAATTTATAGGTTGACGCTGTCTCTAATAAGGCCATACTAGAATCTTGATCCTGCTCATATTTCTGGGCCAATTTTTCTAAACTTTGAATCACCCCTGTGGGAGGAAGGGATAAGAGGTCGGCAATCTGCCTCACCGTCAAACCATCTTCTCCTGCAACAAACAAGAGGGCCTCCATCTCTGCAATTTTACTCATTCTTTAATCCTACTAAAATAATATCTCCAAATGGTTCTTCCTGAAGAGCCTCAACTTCTTGTACTTTAATTAATTCCAAAGTCGCCAAAAAGACTGTAATCAGTTCGTTGACATCCTTGGCTTCCTCAAAAATATCTTGTAGCAAGATTCTCTTACCAGGCTGACACAGGTGACGAACAACATTCATCAGGTCTTCAATTTTATACTCGTCTCGAACAATGGTCGTATGATTTTGTCGAAATTCTTCTTTCTTTTTCGTTAACAATTTTGAAAAGGCCAAGAAAAGATCAATCGTGGTCTTGTCATGGACCAATTCTGCATCATCATAGACTAATTCCGTTTTGGGTTTTGAAAAATATTGGGCTCTCTCCTCGTGTTGAAGGGCCATCTTTTCACCCAATAGTTTAAACTTCCGGTACTCTTCGATTTGAGACAGGAGGTCTTGCTCTAAATCTTCTTCATCCGTTGCTTGCTCCGCAATTTTTGGAAGGAGACGCCGACTCTTAATCAAGGTCAACTGACTGGCCATCAGCATGTATTCACCAGCAACCTCTAGCCTCATGGCTTGGAGGGTCGTCAGATAGGCCAAGTACTGCTCGATCACCTCAATTAGAGGAACCTCATAAATATCCATCTGATATTTTGAAACGAGGTGTAAGAGAAGATCCAAGGGACCTTCAAAATCCTTTATTTTAATATCCATTACTTATACTTTTCTAGGGTTACTAGGGTTTTTAAACCGAGCTCTCGGGCGATGCTAAACAAATCCATCCCCTGTTCTCTTTGTTTTAAAATGTATTGTTCCCGTAAGGATTGCGCCGAAAGATTTTCAAAACCTTTTTCCAATAGGAAGGACTCTAATTGACGGAAGCCCCACTGACGTGAATAGGCCTTGCCCTTGTTATCAAATAAATAAGTCCCTGTCATCAAATCTGTCAACTCTCCCAGAAGTGCATCCGGGATACGCAAAACCCGTTTCTGTCCTTCTTTTCCTACTCGTAAAACCTGAAAATCCAGTTCAATATCAACGATTTTCAACTGAAGAATTTCACTAGGCAACAAGCCCATCTCAACAATCAAGAGGGCAATCAAGCGCCCTTGGGATAAGTCTGATCCTTCCCACAAGAGGGATAAGTCCAATAGTTCTTGATCGTGGCTTTTCGGCACAGAGACTTTTGGAAGGACCAAACGATGGTAATCCTCAATAACCTGGTGCTGATAAAGATAAAACAGAAATTGGTTGACGGCTGATAGCTTCCGTTTTTGAACAGCTGGTTTAAAATCCTTAATCGAAGCTTGATAAATTCGAAGATTGGTATCTGAGACATGGTTATGAACAGTATCCACGAACTGATCCAAATCATAAGAATAGGCCGTCTGTGAATTTTCACTTAAGTCTTTTTCTTTGATAAAACTAGCTATGTATTCTTTCATTTTTTCCTCATCTCATATTCAATTGAGAAATTGTGCATGAGGGAGTTGATGGCTTTTAAAATGGATTTTCGAGTGATGATCCCTTCAAAGACTCCATCCTCTGAAACAACTGGTAGAAAGGATTCCTCTACCAACTTATGCAAGACTTCTGTCAAATTATACTCTTTTCCTAAGTACTCTCCATCCTTCTTCGTCATATGAACGATATCCATGGATGAAAAGACTTCATCAGAATAATCATGTTTCATTTTGTAAGAAAGAATGTCTGTTAAAGAGATCGTCCCTACGTACTTCATCTGATCGGTCACAACAGGAACACGAGTGTAGCTAATTTGACTCAGCACCAAGATGGCATGATCCACATTGTGGGTATCAATTAAAACAGCCAAATTCCGCGCTGGTGTCAAAAAAGTCTTTTCTTCTTGAAGAATAAATTCTTCAAATTCCTTGGCGATCATCGATCAAACTCCTTTGTAAGAGGTTCATAGACCTCATGCTTCCGATTTAAAAATTCAACTCGATAGGAATCTGCACCAATTTCTACTTTAGCATAAAGGCACTCTTGAATGGGCCCCCTCGGTAAACTGATTGACCCTGGGTTTAGAAAAAGGGTACGCCCTTCTTTCCAAGCATCCGGAATATGCAGATGGCCATAGAGGCAGATATCTGCATCTTCTTCTTGGGCCCACAAATCTAACTTTTGAAAACTAAAATTAATCTGGAAAAGATGACCATGGGTTTGAATAATTCGGGTAGGACCCAATTGCGTCACCAACCGTTCTGGGTACTCCCCATAAAAGTCCATGTTCCCTTTAACAACATGAATGCCTTCCCATACAGGGTCGGTACTTTCTAACTCAGAATCCCCGTTGTGAAAAATGGCATCGACCTTACCTTTATAGTGGTTTTTGATCTCTTCTACGATCTGACGATCTCCATGAGAATCGCTCATGACGATGATTACTTGTTCTGCCATGTTGGGAATACCTCCACTAATTTCTTCACGGCTAAGGCACGATGCGATTGTTGATTTTTTTCCTCTAGAGTTAGTTGAGCAGATGTCTTACCTGTTTCTCCTACTAAAAAGAGGGGATCATACCCAAACCCGTTTTCACCTTTTGGTTCAAAATTGATATAGCCTGGCCAATCCGCCTCGACAACAAGGCTTTCCTTACCAGGACTGGCAACCACTAAGGTTGTGTGGAATTTTGCTGACCGATCCTTCAATTCAAAGACCATCGCCAACTCATGTAAGAGCTTGGCATTGTTCTCTAGATCGGTCGCTCCCACACCTGCAAAGCGAGCAGACCAGACACCTGGTAAGCCCCCAAGAATATCGACCATAAGTCCTGAATCATCCGCCAAGACCATTTCCCCTGTTAGCTGTGAAATTGTCTCAGCTTTTAAGCGAGCATTTTCTTCAAATGTCATTCCTGTTTCAGCGACTTCTGGAAGATCTGGATAGTCATTGAGATTCTCGACTTCAAAGCCCATTTGCTCAAAAATCTGACGAAACTCTTTGGTTTTTCCTTCATTCCGAGTTGCGATAAGCAAGCGATCCTTGAGGCCTTCCTGACCCAAAAAATCTGCAAGTGGAAGACCATTCTTAGGCAGATAAACAGAGAGCAGTTGCTCTCCTTCTACAATGAGAAGAGCTCCTTGACGTTGCACGATTTCAATTTTCCGACCTACTGTTTCCTCTACGATTTGAAAGAGGAAGGTCAAAAACTGTAAGCTAGAGGCGTAACGAACAACCGTTACATTTAGGGGGAAGCCCAAGTCTGTGTCTCCAACTAGTGATTCTACTAAGTCAACAAGCTCAGAAGCTTCTGAAGAGACTTCACTATATTCGTTATAGTCACTCCGATCTCCCCATTCAGCTAGAAACCAATTTAAGGCATCTTTGTATTCATATATCTTTTGGTTCATAATTCTACATGCTCCACATGAACGACTTGATGCAACCAAGTCTTAGCAATCGCTGCAAAACTGGCTGCATTGGCCGTTGTATAAAACTGATGATGGCAATCCTCCAGTTGGCGACTGCGATTAATCTCAAAATAGTTGAGCAAGACTGAGATGTCCCGGACACACTCAGCACCGCTATCAATTAATTGAACCTCTGGCCCCATGACATTTTGAATAATAGGGCGAAGGAGAGGATAATGGGTGCATCCCAAAACCAGCGTATCCACTTTCCCAGCCAAAGGTTTCAATGTTTCATAGACGACTTTTTTTGTAACACTGGACTGCAACTCATTGGATTCTACCAGAGGGACAAACTTCGGACAAGCTAAACTCTCTACTGCCATTTCTGGTGACAGGCTTTGAATTTTTTTCCGATAAATATCTGAGGCAACCGTCATTGGAGTCCCAATCACCCCAATTCGTTTGCTTTTTGTCGCCTTGATCGCTGCGGAAGCTCCTGGCAAAATCACTCCTAAAACAGGGATGTCCAAGGCTTCTTTCACCTCTTCCCATACAACGGCTGTCGCCGTATTACAGGCCAAAACAATCATCTTCACATTTTTCGTTAGGAGAAAACGAACCATCTCCCAAGTATAGTCACGAATTTGATCTGCTGGTCTCGGACCATAAGGTGCTCTGGCAGAATCACCAATATAGACCACCTCTTCATGGGGAAGTTGCCGCATCAATTCGCGTACAACGGTCAACCCTCCGACACCCGAATCCAAAAAACCAATTGGTCGATTGTCCATCTGCCTTCCTTTCAAAACAAGGGACCAAGAAAAATCTTAAAGTCCCCTACTTATTTTATTGTGTCATCTGTTTTGCTTTTATTTCTTCTTCGTATTCAAAGATGCTTTTTGTTGATTCAGAATTTGACGGTAAACTTGTTGTACCTTCGCTTCACTTGGACGTTGACCACTAGCTCCCAATAATGTACGAACCGCTTCAACATTCAAACGTGGGTTTGATGCAAATTCTTTTTCAAACTGCTTGCGAAGTAGGTACATACCTGCCAACATTCCACCAAAGAAAGCAAGGATAATCAATAAAATTGTCAAAAATGTAGACATAAGTGTTTTTCTCCTAAATTCAATATTTACACATTTTCTATTATACCAAAAAGGCCCTATTTTTCAAAGTCAAAGCCATACAATGTTGCAAAGTAATCCTCTGGTTTTTCGGCCCGTCGGATGAGACGAGTTTGGCCCGATTCTTCTAATAAAATCTCGGCAGAGCGAAGCTTGGCATTGTACTGATAACCCATAGAATAACCATGCGCTCCTGTATCATGGATGACCAAAAGATCTCCAATCTCAGAGACAGGAAATTCCCGATTCTTGGCAAACTTGTCATTGTTTTCACACAAACTACCAACGATATCTACTACTTCGGTCTCTCCATCTAGACGATCCAGATTGGTGATATGGTGGTAGGCACCGTACATAGCGGGACGGAGGAGATTGACAGCCGAAGCATCTACTCCTAGATAGGTTCGATAAGTCTGTTTCTTATGGGTGACATGGGTGACCAATAGGCCATGGGATGCCAGCATAAAGCGGCCCAATTCCGTATAGATTTTCACTTGATCTAAGCCGGCCGGAACTAAAATGTCCTCGTAAGCCCGACGAACACCCTCCCCAATCACAGCAATATCATTTGGTTGGTCTTCTGGTTTGTAGTTCACTCCAACCCCACCGGAGAGGTTGACAAAGTCCAAAGTCACCCCTGTCTTTTCAACCACTTCTACTGCCAACTGGAATAATTGCTTAGCCAATTCTGGATAGTAATCATTGGAGACGGTATTCGAAGCTAAGAGGGCATGGATCCCAAATCGTTTGACTCCTAAATCTTTCAACTCCGTAAATGCTTGGATCAATTGCTCCTTGGTCATGCCAAACTTAGCCTCTTCAGGATGGTCCATGATATCCGTTCCCAGTTCAAACACCCCTCCTGGATTATAGCGGCAAGAGATGACCTCCGGTAGTGTCGCAACAGATTGTAGGAAGGCTACATCTTCGTAGGCATCCAAGTTGATAGTCGCTCCTAGCTGACGGGCAAAGACCATCTCTTCAGCCGGTGTATTGTTGGAAGAAAACATGATTTCTTTGCCTGTAAACCCTAATTTTTGTGCCATCAGCAACTCCACATAGCTAGCACAGTCCACGCCACAGCCTTCTTCTTTGAGGATTTTTAGGATGGCTGGATTAGGGGTCGCTTTGATAGCGAAATACTCCTTAAAGCCTGGATTCCAAGAAAAGGCTTGATGGAGGGCACGAGCTGTCTGCCGGATCCCAGCTTCATCATATAGGTGAAAGGGAGTTGGATAGGTTTCCGTAATTTGTTTTAATCTTTCTCTACTAATAAATGGACGTTTCATGTGAAGATTCTCTTTTCTATCAATTTTCTTTAGTATATCACAAGTTTTCCAACAAAAAAAGCCGGTTTCCCGGCTCTTTCGATTAATCGTTGCGTCCAAAAATACGCAAGATATTGATGAACAAGTTGATGAAATCAAGATAGAGTTCCAAAGCCAAAACAACAACCCAACCATTGGTTGGCTGACCATTGGATTGTTCATAGACATAACGAATCTTTTGGTTATCCCAAGCAGTCAAACCTGCAAAGATGATAACACAAAGAATGCTAAGGACATAATCCATACCAGAGCTTTGTAAGAAGATGTTCGCAATCGAAGCAATGATAATACCAATCAAGGCCCCCATAAATGCTCGTCCCATTCC
Protein-coding sequences here:
- a CDS encoding diaminopimelate decarboxylase, with amino-acid sequence MKRPFISRERLKQITETYPTPFHLYDEAGIRQTARALHQAFSWNPGFKEYFAIKATPNPAILKILKEEGCGVDCASYVELLMAQKLGFTGKEIMFSSNNTPAEEMVFARQLGATINLDAYEDVAFLQSVATLPEVISCRYNPGGVFELGTDIMDHPEEAKFGMTKEQLIQAFTELKDLGVKRFGIHALLASNTVSNDYYPELAKQLFQLAVEVVEKTGVTLDFVNLSGGVGVNYKPEDQPNDIAVIGEGVRRAYEDILVPAGLDQVKIYTELGRFMLASHGLLVTHVTHKKQTYRTYLGVDASAVNLLRPAMYGAYHHITNLDRLDGETEVVDIVGSLCENNDKFAKNREFPVSEIGDLLVIHDTGAHGYSMGYQYNAKLRSAEILLEESGQTRLIRRAEKPEDYFATLYGFDFEK
- the xerD gene encoding site-specific tyrosine recombinase XerD, producing the protein MKEYIASFIKEKDLSENSQTAYSYDLDQFVDTVHNHVSDTNLRIYQASIKDFKPAVQKRKLSAVNQFLFYLYQHQVIEDYHRLVLPKVSVPKSHDQELLDLSLLWEGSDLSQGRLIALLIVEMGLLPSEILQLKIVDIELDFQVLRVGKEGQKRVLRIPDALLGELTDLMTGTYLFDNKGKAYSRQWGFRQLESFLLEKGFENLSAQSLREQYILKQREQGMDLFSIARELGLKTLVTLEKYK
- a CDS encoding segregation/condensation protein A, giving the protein MDIKIKDFEGPLDLLLHLVSKYQMDIYEVPLIEVIEQYLAYLTTLQAMRLEVAGEYMLMASQLTLIKSRRLLPKIAEQATDEEDLEQDLLSQIEEYRKFKLLGEKMALQHEERAQYFSKPKTELVYDDAELVHDKTTIDLFLAFSKLLTKKKEEFRQNHTTIVRDEYKIEDLMNVVRHLCQPGKRILLQDIFEEAKDVNELITVFLATLELIKVQEVEALQEEPFGDIILVGLKNE
- the yidD gene encoding membrane protein insertion efficiency factor YidD — encoded protein: MKKCAIGLVRLYQRLLSPLFPPSCRYSPTCSNYMIQAIERHGLKGILMGLARILRCHPWSKTGVDPVPDHFSLRSHLEEEKSEN
- the racE gene encoding glutamate racemase, producing the protein MDNRPIGFLDSGVGGLTVVRELMRQLPHEEVVYIGDSARAPYGPRPADQIRDYTWEMVRFLLTKNVKMIVLACNTATAVVWEEVKEALDIPVLGVILPGASAAIKATKSKRIGVIGTPMTVASDIYRKKIQSLSPEMAVESLACPKFVPLVESNELQSSVTKKVVYETLKPLAGKVDTLVLGCTHYPLLRPIIQNVMGPEVQLIDSGAECVRDISVLLNYFEINRSRQLEDCHHQFYTTANAASFAAIAKTWLHQVVHVEHVEL
- the cbpB gene encoding cyclic-di-AMP-binding protein CbpB produces the protein MIAKEFEEFILQEEKTFLTPARNLAVLIDTHNVDHAILVLSQISYTRVPVVTDQMKYVGTISLTDILSYKMKHDYSDEVFSSMDIVHMTKKDGEYLGKEYNLTEVLHKLVEESFLPVVSEDGVFEGIITRKSILKAINSLMHNFSIEYEMRKK
- the scpB gene encoding SMC-Scp complex subunit ScpB is translated as MSKIAEMEALLFVAGEDGLTVRQIADLLSLPPTGVIQSLEKLAQKYEQDQDSSMALLETASTYKLVTKSQYAELLREYSKSPMNQSLSRAALETLSIIAYKQPITRIEVDDIRGVNSSGAISKLLSFELIREDGKKEVIGRPNLYVTTDYFLDYMGINHLDELPIVEETELIGQESQLFTERTEEIDEN
- a CDS encoding TrkH family potassium uptake protein codes for the protein MNKSMIRYLLAKLLLIEAMLLCVPIVVALLNLKNDFVVKDSPTVFISLFATIAILLVLGGIGSFFKPKDFHIYAKEGVLIVALCWILWSFFGALPFVFSGQIPNIIDAFFEVSSGFTTTGATILNDVSVLSPSLLFWRSFTHLIGGMGVLVFALAIMDNNKNSHLEVMKAEVPGPVFGKIVSKLKNTAQILYYLYLALFFLFVVIYFCAGMPLYDSFIIAMGTAGTGGFTVFNDGIAHYHSTLITYLVSFGVLVFGVNFNLYYYIMLRKFKAFFGDEELRTYLMIVGVSSLMIACNIFHLYHNFADSFEMSFFQVSNVITTTGFGFGNTVDWPLFSQFLLLMLMVVGGSAGSTAGGLKVIRCLILARIGKNQIRSTLSPNRVMTLHVNGTALDKDTQHKILKYFVVYTLITIALIAVVSFDSNNFMTVVSAVFSCFNNIGPMIGTTDTFAIFSPISKFLLSIAMIAGRLEIYPMLLLFMPRTWSDR
- a CDS encoding nucleoside-triphosphate diphosphatase; protein product: MNQKIYEYKDALNWFLAEWGDRSDYNEYSEVSSEASELVDLVESLVGDTDLGFPLNVTVVRYASSLQFLTFLFQIVEETVGRKIEIVQRQGALLIVEGEQLLSVYLPKNGLPLADFLGQEGLKDRLLIATRNEGKTKEFRQIFEQMGFEVENLNDYPDLPEVAETGMTFEENARLKAETISQLTGEMVLADDSGLMVDILGGLPGVWSARFAGVGATDLENNAKLLHELAMVFELKDRSAKFHTTLVVASPGKESLVVEADWPGYINFEPKGENGFGYDPLFLVGETGKTSAQLTLEEKNQQSHRALAVKKLVEVFPTWQNK
- a CDS encoding metallophosphoesterase, with the translated sequence MAEQVIIVMSDSHGDRQIVEEIKNHYKGKVDAIFHNGDSELESTDPVWEGIHVVKGNMDFYGEYPERLVTQLGPTRIIQTHGHLFQINFSFQKLDLWAQEEDADICLYGHLHIPDAWKEGRTLFLNPGSISLPRGPIQECLYAKVEIGADSYRVEFLNRKHEVYEPLTKEFDR
- a CDS encoding pseudouridine synthase; this encodes MRINKYIAHAGVASRRKAEELIKQGLVTVNGQVVRELATTIKSGDKVEVEGQPIYNEEKVYYLLNKPRGVISSVSDDKGRPTVIDLLPQVKERIYPVGRLDWDTSGVLILTNDGDFTDEMIHPRNEIDKVYVARVKGLANKENLRPLTRGVTIDGKKTKPATYEILKVDPEKNRSVVQLTIHEGRNHQVKKMFEAVGLLVDKLSRTQFGNLDVSGLRPGEYRRLNKKEISQLHTLAVTKTKK
- a CDS encoding YneF family protein, whose translation is MSTFLTILLIILAFFGGMLAGMYLLRKQFEKEFASNPRLNVEAVRTLLGASGQRPSEAKVQQVYRQILNQQKASLNTKKK
- the trkA gene encoding Trk system potassium transporter TrkA: MKIIVVGGGKVGTALCRSLVAENHDVILIEQDEAVVNHITKRYDIIGIVGNGANFKILEQADVADCDIFVALTEQDEVNMVSAVLAKKMGAKETIVRVRNPEYSNSYFKEKNILGFSLVVNPELLAARYIANSIDFPNALSVEHFAGGRVAFMEFKIKEESPLCQMTLSQFRKKYGNIIICAIERQGQLTIPDGDFTLQAFDKIFMTGNRVEIVSFHNSIRPQVVKSLLLIGAGKISYYLLNILENSKRKIDLKVIEIDQKRAEWFSQEFPDLYVIQGDGTSKDILMEERAGNFDAVATLTGVDEENIIASMFLNSIGVQKNITKVNRTSLLEIIDRQDFSSIVTPKGIAVDTIMHFIRGRYNARYSNLEALHHVANGQIETLQFQIREENKMTGKPLAQLKLKKGVLIAAIIRNGKAIFPTGDDHLLIGDRIIVTTLISNITKIYDLLEG